In Populus alba chromosome 1, ASM523922v2, whole genome shotgun sequence, a single window of DNA contains:
- the LOC118033875 gene encoding uncharacterized protein — MVLDSMINSPHRRSPSFRKPFPRDELGSWSTLLQRHRFLLTALALLAFLCTIYLYFAVTLGATESCSGLTGTKKTLCRLEVAKDSVGNGKLKFF; from the coding sequence ATGGTTCTTGATAGCATGATAAATTCTCCTCACCGGAGATCACCATCTTTCCGGAAGCCATTCCCACGGGATGAGTTGGGTAGCTGGTCAACACTCCTTCAGCGACACCGTTTCCTCTTAACAGCCTTGGCTCTCTTGGCTTTCTTATGCACAATCTATCTCTACTTCGCCGTTACCCTAGGGGCCACTGAATCATGTTCTGGACTGACAGGTACCAAAAAGACATTATGTCGTTTGGAGGTGGCAAAGGATTCGGTAGGCAATGGAAAACTCAAATTTTTCTAG
- the LOC118033855 gene encoding uncharacterized protein, whose product MWAASCLASCCAACACNACTTVVSGISRRSARIAYCGLFALSLIVSWILREVAAPLMEQIPWINHFHKTPDREWFETDAVLRVSLGNFLFFTILAIMMVGVKNQKDPRDSLHHGGWMGKVVCWCLLVIFMFFLPNEIVSFYESISKFGSGLFLLVQVVLLLDFVHGWNDKWVGYDEQFWYAALFAVSFVCYVGTFAFSGLLFHWFTASGQNCGLNTFFIVMTLIFAFVFAVIALHPAVNGSVLPASVISLYCMYLCYSGLSSEPREYECNGLHRHSKAVSTSTLTIGLLTTVLSVVYSAVRAGSSTTLLSPPSSPRAGADKPLLPLDSKPSEQEEKEKAKPVTYSYTFFHIIFSLASMYSAMLLTGWSTSVGESGKLVDVGWPSVWVRILTGWATAGLYIWSLVAPILFPDREF is encoded by the exons ATGTGGGCAGCTTCTTGCCTGGCGTCATGCTGCGCTGCCTGCGCGTGTAATGCATGTACGACTGTAGTATCTGGGATTAGCAGACGATCCGCCAGGATCGCCTACTGCGGTCTCTTTGCTTTGTCTTTAATCGTTTCCTGGATTCTCCGAGAAGTTGCGGCTCCTCTCATGGAACAAATACCTT GGATTAATCATTTTCATAAGACGCCGGATAGGGAATGGTTTGAGACAGACGCGGTTTTGCGTGTTAGTTTgggaaattttctttttttcactatattggCTATTATGATGGTTGGTGTGAAGAATCAGAAGGACCCACGTGATAGTTTGCACCATGGCGGATGGATGGGCAAAGTTGTTTGTTGGTGTCTTTTGGTGATCTTCATGTTTTTCCTTCCGAATGAGATTGTCAGCTTCTACG aGTCAATTTCCAAATTTGGCTCTGGAttgtttcttcttgttcaaGTTGTGCTTCTGTTGGATTTCGTTCATGGATGGAATGACAAATGGGTTGGATATGATGAACAGTTCTG gtACGCCGCTTTATTTGCTGTGTCGTTTGTCTGTTATGTGGGAACATTTGCCTTCTCAGGACTTCTCTTTCATTGGTTCACTGCATCTGGACAGAACTGTGGACTAAACACTTTCTTTATTGTTATGACCCTGATCTTCGCGTTTGTTTTTGCTGTCATTGCACTACACCCTGCA GTAAATGGAAGTGTTTTGCCTGCTTCAGTTATATCCTTGTATTGCATGTACCTATGCTATAGTGGACTTTCCAGCGAACCAAGGGAATATGAGTGCAATGGTCTTCACAGGCATTCAAAAGCTGTTTCTACCAGTACTCTTACCATCGGTTTGCTTACAACTGTTCTATCTGTAGTCTATTCTGCTGTCCGTGCTGGATCCTCTACCACCCTGCTCTCCCCACCAAGTTCACCCCGCGCTG GTGCCGACAAACCTTTGCTTCCACTGGACAGCAAGCCAAGTGagcaagaagaaaaggagaaggctAAGCCAGTCACATATTCTTATACCTTCTTCCACATCATCTTCTCTCTTGCGAGTATGTACTCTGCAATGCTTTTGACTGGATGGTCAACCTCGGTTGGGGAGAGTGGAAAGCTGGTAGATGTGGGGTGGCCCTCTGTTTGGGTTCGTATTTTGACTGGGTGGGCAACTGCAGGTCTCTACATCTGGTCTCTGGTTGCTCCTATTCTGTTCCCAGACAGAGAGTTCTGA